A region of Subtercola boreus DNA encodes the following proteins:
- a CDS encoding SDR family oxidoreductase yields the protein MTTDRTALVTGATGYIGGRLVPRLLDAGWKVRVLVRSPQKLADVPWGPNVEIVQGDLSDHESLARAGVFDGIDVLYYLVHSMGGKGSFDGTELASARNVAELALKADVKRIVYLGGLHPKGQSLSRHLRSRASVGSILLQSGVPTIALQAGVVIGSGSTSFEMIRHLTEVLPYMPAPKWVRNFIQPIAVRDVLHYLLGAADVAETLNRTFDIGGPDVLRYGQMMNGYAVEAGLHQRPIAPLPVLTPWLASQWVNLVSPIPRNLAVPIIESLQFDCVAAEQDIKQYVPDPVGGLTGYRRAVRLALGKMRDGQVETSWQDSFVQGAPSDNLPSDPDWAGHTVYTDVQVRETDARPGDLWRVIEGIGGDNGWYSFPIAWVARGWMDKFVGGVGLRRGRRNPDHLHTGDALDFWRVEQIKRGSFLRLRAEMKVPGLAWLEMTAAPREGGGSRYTQRAVFFPRGLGGRLYWYSILPFHGFIFPGMANRITETAVKEAQRKNEHPGPVKKVPVEKADTAETVNTTDTAGTADTL from the coding sequence GTGACTACTGACAGAACTGCTCTCGTGACCGGCGCCACGGGGTACATCGGCGGGCGCCTCGTGCCACGCCTGCTCGACGCGGGGTGGAAGGTGCGCGTTCTCGTGCGCTCGCCCCAGAAACTCGCTGACGTGCCATGGGGCCCGAACGTCGAGATCGTGCAGGGTGACCTGAGCGACCACGAGTCCCTCGCACGCGCGGGCGTGTTCGACGGCATCGACGTGCTCTACTACCTCGTGCACTCGATGGGCGGCAAAGGCAGCTTCGACGGAACCGAGCTTGCCTCGGCCCGCAATGTCGCCGAGCTAGCGTTGAAGGCCGACGTCAAGCGCATCGTCTACCTCGGCGGACTCCACCCGAAGGGCCAGAGCCTGTCGCGCCATCTCCGGTCGCGCGCGTCGGTGGGCAGCATCCTTCTGCAGTCCGGTGTTCCGACGATCGCCCTGCAGGCCGGCGTCGTCATCGGGTCGGGCTCGACGAGCTTCGAGATGATCCGGCACCTCACCGAAGTGCTGCCGTACATGCCCGCGCCGAAGTGGGTGCGCAACTTCATCCAGCCGATCGCGGTGCGCGACGTTCTGCACTACCTGCTGGGCGCTGCGGATGTCGCGGAGACCCTCAACCGCACCTTCGACATCGGCGGGCCCGATGTGCTGCGCTACGGGCAGATGATGAACGGCTACGCGGTCGAGGCGGGACTCCACCAGCGCCCGATCGCGCCGCTGCCGGTGCTGACCCCGTGGCTGGCTTCGCAGTGGGTGAACCTGGTGTCGCCGATCCCGCGCAATCTCGCGGTTCCGATCATCGAGTCGCTGCAGTTCGACTGCGTCGCCGCCGAGCAGGACATCAAGCAGTACGTGCCCGACCCGGTGGGTGGCCTCACGGGTTACCGCCGCGCGGTGCGTCTCGCTCTCGGCAAGATGCGCGACGGCCAGGTGGAGACCAGCTGGCAGGACAGCTTCGTGCAGGGCGCCCCGAGCGACAACCTGCCGAGCGACCCAGACTGGGCCGGCCACACGGTCTACACCGACGTGCAGGTGCGGGAGACGGATGCCCGGCCGGGCGATCTCTGGCGCGTCATCGAGGGCATCGGTGGAGACAACGGCTGGTACTCGTTCCCGATCGCCTGGGTGGCACGGGGTTGGATGGACAAGTTCGTCGGGGGAGTGGGCCTTCGTCGGGGCCGGCGAAACCCCGATCACCTGCACACCGGCGACGCTCTCGACTTCTGGCGGGTGGAGCAGATCAAGCGGGGCAGTTTCCTGCGTCTCCGCGCCGAGATGAAGGTGCCGGGCCTCGCCTGGCTCGAGATGACGGCGGCCCCGCGGGAGGGCGGCGGCTCGCGGTACACGCAGCGGGCGGTGTTCTTCCCCCGGGGACTCGGTGGCAGGCTCTACTGGTACTCGATCCTCCCGTTCCACGGGTTCATCTTCCCGGGGATGGCGAACCGCATCACCGAGACGGCGGTGAAGGAGGCGCAACGCAAGAACGAGCATCCGGGGCCGGTGAAGAAGGTGCCGGTCGAGAAGGCGGACACCGCTGAAACCGTGAACACGACGGATACTGCAGGCACTGCTGACACACTATGA
- a CDS encoding SGNH/GDSL hydrolase family protein, protein MLENPTIVFLGDSLTAGADWQKYFGDYTVHNLGVPGDTTDGVKDRLDEVVALDPGTVVLLIGANDLAKRRSVEHVVQNIETILVTLRNELPDAEILLQSVMPRGHEYAAEICDINRHIWQFASSVRTHYLDLWPALALDDGELNPAYTTDRLHLNAEGYEAWLSELEPALERVHGLPPKSRPIRLPELRGGF, encoded by the coding sequence ATGCTCGAAAATCCCACCATCGTCTTTCTCGGTGACAGTCTCACCGCCGGTGCGGACTGGCAGAAGTACTTCGGCGACTACACCGTCCACAATCTGGGCGTGCCGGGTGACACGACCGATGGAGTGAAGGACAGGCTCGACGAGGTGGTCGCGCTGGATCCCGGCACCGTCGTGTTGCTGATCGGGGCGAACGACCTGGCGAAGCGCCGCTCGGTCGAGCACGTCGTGCAGAACATCGAGACGATCCTGGTGACGCTCCGGAACGAACTGCCCGACGCCGAGATCCTGCTGCAGTCGGTGATGCCGCGCGGCCACGAGTACGCGGCGGAGATCTGCGACATCAACCGGCACATCTGGCAGTTCGCTTCATCCGTCCGCACCCACTACCTCGACCTCTGGCCCGCACTGGCGCTCGACGACGGCGAGTTGAACCCGGCCTACACGACCGATCGGCTGCACCTGAACGCCGAGGGGTACGAGGCCTGGCTCTCCGAGCTCGAGCCGGCCCTTGAGCGGGTGCACGGGCTGCCGCCGAAGAGCCGCCCGATCCGGCTGCCGGAGCTCCGCGGCGGGTTCTGA